From Elusimicrobiota bacterium, the proteins below share one genomic window:
- a CDS encoding ABC transporter permease, with translation MANKHLKLFLIQIGAVLLSILAAFVVGAVLMLLIKVNPIEVYWKLFEGVLLTPYGIAQTIFKATPLIMTGLAIALGFKAGIFNIGAEGQMIVGGFLCAYAGFSFHGLPPVLHIVICAAAAFAGGLAWAAVPAILRVKTGAHEVITTIMMNFIALALTNYFITYYFHLPETVHTQLIAPAAGLARMDSFLGAFRGSPANMAFFIALALSACVWWALWKTPYGYETRAVGLSPFAAETAGINVKKNLLVTFLLSGGLSGLASMNFIMGYKHYFEEGFSQGAGFMGIAVALVGQNHPVGIILAAFLFGALSHGTLVINALVPKDIIQILQALVIIFVISSNLAVRKFYSVTDADKK, from the coding sequence ATGGCTAATAAACATTTAAAGCTCTTTCTCATCCAGATAGGGGCTGTATTGCTCTCTATACTGGCCGCTTTCGTCGTGGGCGCGGTGCTGATGCTGCTTATAAAAGTGAACCCGATAGAAGTTTATTGGAAACTCTTTGAGGGTGTGCTGTTAACCCCGTACGGCATCGCCCAGACCATTTTCAAGGCCACTCCTCTTATTATGACGGGGCTGGCCATTGCCCTCGGCTTCAAGGCCGGCATTTTCAACATAGGCGCCGAGGGACAGATGATAGTGGGCGGCTTTCTTTGCGCCTACGCCGGATTTTCGTTTCACGGTCTCCCCCCCGTTTTGCACATAGTTATTTGCGCGGCGGCGGCATTTGCGGGCGGGCTCGCCTGGGCGGCCGTTCCCGCCATCCTGCGGGTTAAAACCGGCGCGCATGAAGTGATAACCACTATAATGATGAATTTTATAGCGCTCGCTCTTACCAATTATTTTATCACCTATTACTTCCACCTGCCGGAAACCGTGCACACGCAGCTTATAGCCCCGGCGGCCGGCCTTGCGCGCATGGATTCTTTCCTGGGAGCCTTCAGGGGTTCCCCCGCGAACATGGCATTCTTCATAGCCCTGGCGCTTTCGGCCTGCGTATGGTGGGCGCTTTGGAAAACGCCTTACGGTTATGAAACCAGGGCCGTGGGCTTGTCCCCCTTCGCGGCCGAGACCGCCGGCATAAACGTAAAGAAGAACCTGCTTGTCACTTTCCTTTTATCAGGCGGCTTAAGCGGGCTTGCCTCGATGAACTTTATAATGGGCTACAAGCACTATTTCGAGGAAGGATTTTCCCAGGGGGCGGGCTTCATGGGAATAGCCGTGGCGCTGGTGGGGCAGAACCATCCTGTCGGAATAATACTTGCGGCTTTCCTTTTCGGCGCCCTGTCGCACGGCACGCTTGTAATAAACGCCCTGGTGCCGAAAGACATAATCCAGATACTGCAGGCGCTGGTGATAATATTCGTGATCTCGTCCAATCTTGCGGTAAGGAAATTTTATTCGGTTACGGACGCGGACAAAAAATAG